From a single Daphnia pulex isolate KAP4 chromosome 2, ASM2113471v1 genomic region:
- the LOC124210411 gene encoding uncharacterized protein LOC124210411 isoform X2 produces MWTFDFNFGLVSNTSKSPVILRVILELLELNNTSSLFAVSSKERFQHIRIIGRNNSDQANVSVNFDHVYSGHYKLKVEECRSRFSCFQTIHESDLGVVSTDLTNIDVARMNISIRTTPTEIGGMDVSFAVLYFNVSNAFLPFEEFMVSLISVDGVQSFSRRVIGETKAEFRSCRNNNDSSVSTDCYQLVNGQYITRIDPIDSRCNYQKQVVASIKRPCRRYIFTNINVIPSGFFRFASSNELSRVIALHHLGRFSKFSL; encoded by the exons ATGTggacttttgatttcaattttggccTTGTCTCAAACACAAGTAAATCGCCCGTAATACTTCGCGTCATTTTGGAACTGCTAGAGTTAAATAACACGTCTTCGCTATTTGCCGTCAGTTCAAAGGAACGATTTCAACACATCAGAATAATCGGCCGAAACAATTCTGATCAA gcCAATGTGTCAGTCAACTTTGACCATGTCTACAGCGGGCACTACAAACTCAAAGTGGAAGAGTGTAGGAGTCGATTCAGTTGTTTTCAAACTATTCACGAATCTGATCTTGGTGTTGTTAGTACCGATCTTACTAACATTGATGTCGCTAGGATGAACATTAGCATTAGGACCACACCTACTGAAATTGG AGGAATGGACGTTTCATTTGCCGTCCTATATTTTAACGTCTCAAACGCATTCCTGCCGTTTGAGGAATTTATGGTTTCGCTCATTTCTGTTGACGGCGTTCAATCGTTTAGTCGAAGAGTGATTGGCGAAACTAAAGCGGAATTTCGTTCGTGTAGGAACAACAACGACTCAAGCGTTTCCACCGATTGCTATCAACTTGTCAACGGACAATACATTACGAGG ATTGATCCTATCGATTCGAGATGCAATTATCAGAAACAAGTTGTCGCCTCTATTAAACGACCTTGCAGGCGATACATTTTTACGAATATTAACGTCATTCCAAGTGGGTTTTTCAGATTTGCTTCAAGCAATGAACTATCGCGTGTCATTGCATTGCATCATTTAGGGcggttttccaaattttccttgtga
- the LOC124210411 gene encoding uncharacterized protein LOC124210411 isoform X1, translating to MGDSRKCLILKLVVFWTLFVNCLIVDSSPTRSILLNSTENYDTQAAMWTFDFNFGLVSNTSKSPVILRVILELLELNNTSSLFAVSSKERFQHIRIIGRNNSDQANVSVNFDHVYSGHYKLKVEECRSRFSCFQTIHESDLGVVSTDLTNIDVARMNISIRTTPTEIGGMDVSFAVLYFNVSNAFLPFEEFMVSLISVDGVQSFSRRVIGETKAEFRSCRNNNDSSVSTDCYQLVNGQYITRIDPIDSRCNYQKQVVASIKRPCRRYIFTNINVIPSGFFRFASSNELSRVIALHHLGRFSKFSL from the exons ATGGGGGATTCAcggaaatgtttaattttgaaattggtcgTTTTTTGGACATTATTTGTTAACTGTTTGATAGTTGACAGTTCCCCAACTCGG TCTATCCTTTTGAATTCGACCGAAAATTACGACACGCAAGCGGCCATGTggacttttgatttcaattttggccTTGTCTCAAACACAAGTAAATCGCCCGTAATACTTCGCGTCATTTTGGAACTGCTAGAGTTAAATAACACGTCTTCGCTATTTGCCGTCAGTTCAAAGGAACGATTTCAACACATCAGAATAATCGGCCGAAACAATTCTGATCAA gcCAATGTGTCAGTCAACTTTGACCATGTCTACAGCGGGCACTACAAACTCAAAGTGGAAGAGTGTAGGAGTCGATTCAGTTGTTTTCAAACTATTCACGAATCTGATCTTGGTGTTGTTAGTACCGATCTTACTAACATTGATGTCGCTAGGATGAACATTAGCATTAGGACCACACCTACTGAAATTGG AGGAATGGACGTTTCATTTGCCGTCCTATATTTTAACGTCTCAAACGCATTCCTGCCGTTTGAGGAATTTATGGTTTCGCTCATTTCTGTTGACGGCGTTCAATCGTTTAGTCGAAGAGTGATTGGCGAAACTAAAGCGGAATTTCGTTCGTGTAGGAACAACAACGACTCAAGCGTTTCCACCGATTGCTATCAACTTGTCAACGGACAATACATTACGAGG ATTGATCCTATCGATTCGAGATGCAATTATCAGAAACAAGTTGTCGCCTCTATTAAACGACCTTGCAGGCGATACATTTTTACGAATATTAACGTCATTCCAAGTGGGTTTTTCAGATTTGCTTCAAGCAATGAACTATCGCGTGTCATTGCATTGCATCATTTAGGGcggttttccaaattttccttgtga
- the LOC124207996 gene encoding glutamate receptor ionotropic, kainate glr-3-like, producing the protein MKIQILFLLLNGLLVNSHQHLLKFGMLERPPHFMAKNSTGIENGPYQGSWVEAIKWLSRRQKYKIIPMNNNIAGNLQIVNGSASWSGASGRLLRGDFDLLGPQILLSSGRSRFFDFVGVADEEPSALLTPGLTEESPITSTITPFQPIVWLMVLISLVSVTIYFSASSTLNLGGSNKNAKSFRIGDYFLYTTAVLINQGSVFWQPNHQSRISFRLAAGVWCLFALVMVNVYSGTLTAHITARKMSIPPRHSMIVMEQGVLSYLAFDDGFAREFILSATTGKLKKMGDMFRRHPENFVPDQETAFQKVASGCCAYNDVVNYLKFRLSKDFQETGKCRVHIGQPIKDYGLCGLILRKGDIHKTSMNKGILELYQTGLVGHWRKRYSFGESPCESQKKNKSKKLRRLNLQDLASAFFILGIGVLISFLVFLAEQFRRLKSQKKQLRN; encoded by the exons atgaaaattcaaattctatttctCCTATTAAATGGATTGCTGGTGAACTCGCATCAGCATCTTTTGAAATTCGGAATGCTTGAG AGGCCTCCGCATTTCATGGCGAAAAATTCGACAGGAATCGAAAATGGACCGTACCAAGGAAGTTGGGTAGAAGCGATCAAATGGCTCTCAAGACGTCAAAA GTATAAAATAATTCCcatgaacaacaacattgcGGGTAATCTTCAAATTGTGAACGGAAGTGCCTCATGGAGCGGAGCGTCCGGTCGTCTCCTTCGTGGA gatttcgaTTTGCTGGGTCCGCAAATTTTATTGTCATCTGGTCGTAGCcgattctttgattttgtggGAGTTGCCGACGAAGAACCCAGCGCTCTACTTACTCCCGGGTTAACTGAAGAGAGTCCCATTACATCGACTATCACACCTTTTCAACCAATC gtaTGGTTAATGGTGCTAATCTCCTTGGTGTCGGTGACCATCTATTTCTCCGCTTCTTCAACCTTAAACCTTGGTGGCTCCAACAAAAATGCGAAATCGTTCCGTATTGGTGACTATTTTTTGTACACTACAGCCGTATTGATAAACCAAG ggtcCGTGTTTTGGCAACCAAACCACCAATCACGAATATCATTTCGTTTGGCGGCTGGTGTTTGGTGCCTGTTTGCCTTGGTTATGGTCAACGTCTACAGCGGAACACTCACGGCCCACATCACTGCTAGGAAGATGAGTATTCCACCCAGACATAGTATGATAGTTATGGAACAAGGAGTTCTATCTTACCTTGCATTTGATGACGGATTCGCCCGCGAATTCATCTTG AGCGCCACAACCgggaagttgaagaaaatgggCGACATGTTTCGTCGCCATCCTGAGAATTTCGTTCCTGATCAGGAGACTGCTTTTCAAAAAGTTGCATCGGGTTGCTGTGCCTATAATGat GTGGTGAACTATTTAAAATTCCGCTTGAGCAAGGATTTTCAGGAAACTGGAAAGTGCAGAGTCCACATTGGCCAACCCATAAAAGATTATGGACTTTGTGGTCTGATTCTTAGAAAGGGCGATATTCATAAAACTTCAATGAATAAAGG AATCCTGGAACTGTACCAAACTGGGCTTGTTGGACATTGGCGCAAGAGATATTCGTTTGGTGAGTCACCTTGCgaatctcaaaagaaaaataagtcgaaaAAACTACGACGATTGAACCTTCAAGATCTGGCCAGCGCCTTTTTTATCCTTGGCATTGGAGTTCTGATATCATTCCTTGTTTTCTTGGCAGAACAGTTTAGACGTTTGAAGTCCCAAAAGAAGCAATTGCGTaactaa
- the LOC124210419 gene encoding interferon-inducible double-stranded RNA-dependent protein kinase activator A homolog A-like, whose product MEQVSLRPSSAKQEKTFVSVFHELCKKFEFGVAKYSLAAELPHSRTFLMNLTVDILGITVQGIGLTKMQAKHDAAYKMMFQIRETYQAGGTINTVPRVKLVNCCEWLEKLGTLKEDIPKPPTEPTLNPAEVLTEWRLTRHSTLPEYRVVRTSGPSHSKTYFMTCKLSERVTEGEGKSKQAAKNDAAEKMLQILEDEEL is encoded by the exons ATGGAACAAGTTTCCCTGAGACCAAGTTCTgctaaacaagaaaagactttTGTCAGTGTGTTTCATGAGctttgtaaaaaatttgagTTTGGAGTAGCCAAGTATAGCTTGGCGGCTGAGCTTCCCCACAGTCGAACTTTCTTGATGAATTTGACTGTAGACATTTTGGGCATTACAG TTCAAGGCATTGGCTTAACCAAGATGCAAGCAAAGCATGATGCTGCCTATAAAATGATGTTTCAAATCAGGGAGACTTATCAAGCCGGTGGAACTATCAACACTGTCCCCAGAGTAAAACTCGTGAACTGCTGTGAATG GCTGGAAAAATTGGGAACACTAAAGGAAGACATACCCAAACCACCAACAGAACCAACTCTAAATCCAGCTGAGGTTCTCACAGAATGGCGCTTGACCAGACACAGCACTCTTCCTGAATACAGGGTTGTTCGAACTTCAGGTCCTTCTCACTCCAAAACATATTTTATGACTTGCAAGCTTAGTGAACGTGTCACTGAAG GTGAGGGAAAGTCAAAGCAGGCAGCCAAAAATGACGCTGCCGAAAAAATGCTCCAAATTCTGGAAGACGAAGAGTTGTAA